A window of the Deinococcus gobiensis I-0 genome harbors these coding sequences:
- a CDS encoding FAD binding domain-containing protein, whose translation MRAFTYERAETAQAAAQAAARTPGAKFIAGGTNLLDLMKLEIETPTHLIDVNRVGLDRIEATEDGGLRIGALVRNTDLAADERIRRDYAVLSRALLSGASGQLRNKATTAGNLLQRSRCPYFYDTALPCNKREPGSGCGALTGFSRNLAVIGVSESCIAQHPSDMAVAMRVLDAVVETVNGDGQVRRIPLADFYRLPGDTPHLENVLEDGEFITAVTLPAPLGGVHTYRKVRDRASYAFAEVSLASVVTADRVRLAFGGVAPKPWRVEEAEDSRDPAELYARIFEGATPTDQNAFKLPLARRLIAAALTSSPDAPAPTGSDA comes from the coding sequence ATGAGGGCCTTCACCTACGAGCGCGCCGAAACCGCCCAGGCCGCTGCCCAGGCCGCCGCGCGCACGCCCGGAGCCAAGTTCATCGCGGGGGGCACGAATCTCCTCGACCTGATGAAACTGGAGATCGAGACGCCCACCCACCTGATCGACGTGAATCGCGTGGGCCTGGACCGGATCGAGGCGACGGAGGACGGCGGCCTGCGGATCGGGGCGCTCGTGCGCAACACCGACCTCGCCGCCGACGAACGGATTCGCCGTGACTACGCCGTACTGTCGCGCGCGCTGCTTTCGGGAGCATCGGGACAGCTGCGCAACAAGGCGACCACAGCCGGCAATCTGCTCCAGCGCAGCCGCTGCCCCTACTTCTACGACACTGCGCTGCCCTGCAACAAACGTGAGCCGGGATCGGGCTGCGGCGCCCTCACAGGCTTCAGCCGGAACCTCGCCGTGATCGGGGTCAGCGAATCGTGCATCGCGCAGCATCCCTCCGATATGGCGGTCGCCATGCGGGTGCTGGACGCCGTGGTCGAGACGGTCAACGGAGACGGCCAGGTACGCCGCATCCCGTTGGCGGACTTCTACCGCCTACCGGGCGATACGCCCCATCTGGAGAATGTGCTGGAGGACGGCGAATTCATTACGGCCGTCACGCTTCCGGCTCCGCTGGGCGGCGTCCACACCTACCGCAAGGTCCGCGACCGGGCGTCCTACGCTTTTGCCGAGGTCTCTCTGGCCAGCGTGGTCACGGCCGACCGGGTGCGCCTCGCTTTCGGCGGCGTGGCTCCCAAGCCCTGGCGCGTGGAAGAGGCCGAAGACAGCCGCGACCCGGCCGAACTGTACGCCCGCATCTTCGAGGGGGCGACGCCCACCGACCAGAACGCCTTCAAGCTGCCGCTGGCCCGTCGCCTGATCGCCGCCGCCCTGACCAGTTCCCCCGACGCCCCCGCACCCACCGGAAGTGACGCATGA
- a CDS encoding 2Fe-2S iron-sulfur cluster-binding protein has protein sequence MTSPAHPAAPAVRPPDETLAVTLTVNGQDHGLQLDPRVTLLDALREKLHLTGTKKGCDHGQCGACTVIVNGERINSCLTLAVMHDGDEITTIEGLGTPEEMGPMQAAFVSHDGYQCGYCTSGQIVSGVAVLGEIARGIPSHVTADLGDVQYSDQEVRERMSGNICRCAAYPNIIAAIREVHGQETGK, from the coding sequence ATGACTTCACCAGCCCATCCGGCGGCCCCGGCCGTCAGACCCCCCGACGAAACCCTCGCCGTGACCCTCACGGTCAACGGCCAGGATCATGGCCTTCAACTCGACCCACGTGTCACGCTGCTCGACGCGCTGCGCGAAAAGCTTCACCTCACCGGCACCAAGAAGGGCTGTGACCACGGCCAGTGCGGCGCGTGCACGGTCATCGTGAATGGGGAGCGCATCAACTCCTGCCTGACCCTGGCCGTCATGCACGACGGGGACGAGATCACGACCATCGAGGGCCTCGGCACGCCGGAAGAGATGGGGCCGATGCAGGCGGCCTTCGTGTCGCACGACGGCTACCAGTGCGGCTACTGCACCTCCGGACAGATCGTGTCGGGCGTGGCGGTGCTGGGCGAGATCGCGCGCGGCATTCCCAGCCATGTCACCGCCGACCTCGGAGACGTGCAGTATTCCGACCAGGAGGTGCGTGAGCGCATGAGCGGCAACATCTGCCGCTGCGCCGCCTACCCGAACATCATCGCGGCCATCCGCGAAGTCCACGGGCAGGAGACGGGTAAATGA
- a CDS encoding xanthine dehydrogenase family protein molybdopterin-binding subunit — translation MKFDAPAGINPLDREKVLTRPHTRLDGPLKVTGQAPYAYEYQPSRPVSYGYVLSAGIAKGTIKRMDTRRAEAAPGVLLVLTHENMPEQGESETPVPQQRKSSPQLSGPEVRFYHQAVALVVAETFEQARAASKLIEIEYDVQEGSYTLEDELDSAQPSEDSEDSVVGDFDRAFADAPVKVDLRFTTPDQSQSPMEPQATLAEWDSEHEILTLHTAHQVVHWVQAGIAKTLKLKPAQVRIVSAYVGGGFGSKLLFYADAVLSGAAARLLGRPVKVALTRPQYYNSTSHRPATVQRVRLAADRDGRLQAVGHDTWSGNLPGGDTEAAADQTKLLYAGDHRLIRTRLAELDLPPGASMRAPGEAVGLLALEGAMDELAEALEMDPVQLRVVNDIQHDPEKGPERPFSSRRLVEALLRGADHFGWDKRQAKPGQVREGEWLIGMGVASAFRANMVQPSGARVVLESDGTLTVETQMTDIGTGSYTILGQVAAEMLGLPLEKVKVRLGDSEFPQAAGSGGSFGANSSASGVYVACMDLRRSILQKLNFAEASTTFEDGEVRCEDNHVPLAEVAGKEGLSATGKITWGDMTEKYAQASFGAHFAEVAVNSVTGETRVRRMLSVVSVGRVMNPITARSQCLGGMTMGIGAALMENLEVDPRLGLFINHDLAEYHVPVHADIPDLDVIMLEDLDDKSSPVKAKGIGELGICGVGAAVANAVYNASGVRIRDYPLTLDKILTGWGETAQASD, via the coding sequence ATGAAATTCGACGCTCCAGCCGGCATCAATCCGCTCGACCGCGAGAAGGTCCTGACCCGGCCCCACACCCGCCTCGACGGCCCCCTGAAAGTCACGGGGCAGGCCCCCTACGCCTACGAGTACCAGCCGAGCCGCCCGGTCAGCTACGGTTACGTGCTGAGCGCGGGCATCGCCAAGGGCACCATCAAGCGGATGGATACCCGCCGCGCCGAGGCGGCGCCCGGCGTGCTGCTCGTCCTAACCCACGAGAACATGCCGGAGCAGGGTGAATCCGAGACGCCCGTGCCGCAGCAGCGCAAGTCGTCGCCGCAGCTCAGCGGGCCCGAAGTGCGGTTCTACCACCAGGCCGTCGCGCTCGTGGTCGCCGAAACCTTCGAGCAGGCGCGGGCAGCGTCGAAGCTCATCGAGATCGAATACGACGTGCAGGAGGGCAGCTACACCCTCGAAGACGAGCTGGACAGCGCCCAGCCGAGCGAGGACTCGGAGGACAGCGTGGTCGGGGACTTCGACCGGGCCTTCGCGGACGCCCCCGTCAAAGTGGACCTGCGCTTCACCACTCCCGACCAATCGCAGTCCCCGATGGAACCGCAGGCCACCCTGGCCGAGTGGGACAGCGAGCACGAGATCCTGACCCTGCACACTGCGCATCAGGTCGTGCATTGGGTGCAGGCGGGCATCGCCAAGACCCTCAAGCTCAAGCCGGCGCAGGTGCGGATCGTGAGTGCGTATGTGGGCGGCGGCTTCGGTTCCAAGCTGCTCTTCTACGCCGACGCGGTTCTGAGCGGCGCGGCGGCGCGGCTGCTGGGCCGGCCGGTCAAGGTCGCGCTCACCCGCCCGCAGTATTACAACTCGACCAGCCACCGGCCCGCGACCGTGCAGCGCGTGCGCCTCGCCGCCGACCGTGACGGCCGCCTCCAGGCCGTCGGCCACGACACCTGGTCGGGTAACCTGCCGGGGGGCGATACCGAGGCGGCGGCCGATCAGACCAAGCTGCTGTACGCGGGCGACCACCGCCTGATCCGTACGCGCCTCGCCGAGCTGGACCTGCCGCCCGGAGCCAGCATGCGCGCGCCCGGGGAGGCGGTGGGCCTGCTCGCACTGGAAGGGGCGATGGACGAACTCGCCGAAGCGCTGGAGATGGACCCGGTGCAGCTGCGTGTGGTCAACGATATTCAGCACGATCCCGAGAAGGGGCCGGAGCGGCCCTTTTCGTCACGGCGACTGGTCGAGGCGCTGTTGCGCGGGGCAGACCACTTTGGGTGGGACAAGCGTCAGGCCAAGCCGGGACAGGTCCGCGAAGGCGAATGGCTCATCGGCATGGGTGTGGCGTCGGCCTTCCGCGCCAATATGGTGCAGCCCTCGGGAGCGCGGGTCGTTCTGGAATCGGACGGGACCCTGACGGTCGAAACCCAGATGACTGACATCGGAACCGGCAGCTACACCATCCTCGGTCAGGTCGCCGCCGAGATGCTGGGCCTGCCGCTGGAAAAGGTCAAGGTCCGTCTGGGCGACAGCGAATTTCCGCAGGCCGCCGGGTCGGGCGGGTCGTTCGGCGCCAACAGCTCGGCGTCGGGCGTGTATGTCGCGTGCATGGACCTGCGCCGCAGCATCCTCCAGAAACTGAACTTCGCGGAGGCCAGCACGACCTTCGAGGACGGCGAGGTGCGCTGCGAGGACAACCACGTGCCGCTGGCCGAGGTGGCCGGCAAGGAAGGGCTGTCGGCCACCGGCAAGATCACCTGGGGCGACATGACCGAGAAGTACGCGCAGGCCAGTTTCGGGGCGCATTTTGCCGAAGTGGCGGTCAACAGCGTGACCGGCGAGACGCGTGTACGCCGGATGCTCAGCGTGGTCAGCGTGGGCCGGGTCATGAACCCCATCACGGCGCGCAGCCAGTGCCTGGGCGGCATGACCATGGGGATCGGCGCGGCACTCATGGAGAACCTGGAAGTGGACCCCCGACTGGGGCTGTTCATCAACCACGACCTCGCCGAATACCATGTTCCGGTTCATGCCGATATTCCAGATCTCGACGTGATCATGCTCGAGGACCTCGACGACAAGTCCTCGCCGGTCAAGGCGAAGGGGATCGGCGAACTGGGTATCTGCGGGGTGGGAGCGGCGGTCGCCAACGCGGTCTACAACGCCAGTGGCGTGCGCATCCGCGACTACCCGCTCACCCTCGACAAGATTCTGACGGGATGGGGAGAAACGGCGCAGGCGAGCGACTGA
- a CDS encoding DUF1348 family protein encodes MTAPRPPLPPFTPETAMRKVRMAEDAWNTRDPERVALAYTEDSRWRNRSEFLQGRPAIVAFLTRKWEREQDYRLVKELWACTGEQIAVRFQYEFHDGQGQWFRAYGNEQWAFSAEGLMYRREASINDVAISEAERRFHWPAGPRPEDHPGLGDLGL; translated from the coding sequence ATGACCGCCCCCCGGCCACCCCTGCCTCCCTTCACTCCCGAAACGGCCATGCGTAAGGTCCGTATGGCCGAGGATGCCTGGAACACCCGTGATCCCGAGCGGGTGGCGCTGGCCTACACCGAGGACAGCCGCTGGCGCAACCGCTCGGAATTCCTGCAGGGTCGGCCCGCCATCGTGGCGTTCCTGACCCGCAAATGGGAGCGGGAACAGGACTACCGCCTCGTCAAGGAACTGTGGGCCTGCACTGGCGAACAGATCGCCGTACGCTTCCAGTACGAGTTCCATGACGGGCAGGGCCAGTGGTTCCGCGCTTACGGCAACGAGCAGTGGGCCTTCAGCGCCGAGGGGCTGATGTACCGGCGCGAAGCGTCCATCAACGACGTGGCGATTTCGGAGGCCGAGCGGCGTTTCCACTGGCCTGCCGGACCGCGCCCAGAGGACCATCCTGGCCTCGGCGACCTGGGGCTGTGA
- a CDS encoding MBL fold metallo-hydrolase: MNITFYAHASFRFEADGLAVVTDPYTPGPKPGSGFGPIDEAADLVIMSSSTDRFHSDPSHVRGSPAVVDALDVGPEGLTVKGVEIRAFPAMESLTYDFQGQHGRDPDANALYLFRLGGLRVLHLGDTGNPVAPEHLEALRGQVDILLALAGAHATIALDDLDAAIAAIGPRVVIPMHYFSPRGWLRIEPVETFVSRYPAEAVTRVGGPTLELTPETLPEQLHIYVLEQSR; this comes from the coding sequence ATGAACATCACCTTCTATGCGCACGCCAGCTTCCGTTTCGAGGCGGACGGCCTGGCGGTGGTGACCGATCCCTACACGCCCGGGCCCAAGCCGGGGTCGGGCTTCGGCCCCATCGACGAAGCGGCCGATCTCGTCATCATGAGTTCCTCGACCGACCGCTTCCACTCGGACCCCAGCCATGTGAGGGGGAGCCCGGCAGTGGTAGACGCCTTGGACGTGGGACCGGAAGGCCTGACCGTGAAAGGCGTCGAGATCCGGGCCTTTCCGGCGATGGAGAGCCTGACCTACGATTTCCAGGGCCAGCACGGCCGCGATCCCGACGCCAACGCGCTGTACCTGTTCCGGTTGGGGGGGCTGCGGGTGCTGCATCTGGGCGACACGGGCAACCCGGTGGCCCCCGAACATCTGGAGGCGCTGCGGGGCCAAGTGGACATCCTGCTCGCGCTGGCCGGGGCACACGCGACCATCGCCCTGGACGACCTCGACGCGGCCATCGCGGCCATCGGCCCGCGCGTGGTCATTCCCATGCACTATTTCAGCCCGCGCGGCTGGCTCCGGATCGAACCCGTCGAGACCTTCGTGTCGCGCTACCCGGCCGAGGCGGTCACGCGCGTCGGGGGGCCGACGCTGGAGCTCACGCCCGAGACGCTGCCCGAGCAACTGCATATCTATGTCCTCGAGCAGTCCCGCTGA
- a CDS encoding PucR family transcriptional regulator produces MPPTLRELLTLPAFAGAEVLCGHAGLDQPVTWTHVSEVLDAARFLSGGELLISTGTALAAAPAPEQERYLRSLAEGGAHGLVLELVRDLPDIPPAVLGAARLYHFPLVVFRQEVSFAQLTRAAHARILAPPTRGAEPSLAPLLDALAETGRSVAFLEAQLSPLLALPARPRASLLGTLEALLHTNFNVAESARRLGVRRQTVYYRMEQLRGMLGDFSGHQRQLALHLALELHRSEAGEARTAPAPSAAQPPDR; encoded by the coding sequence GTGCCCCCCACCCTGCGCGAACTGCTCACCCTGCCCGCCTTCGCGGGGGCGGAGGTGCTGTGCGGACACGCGGGGCTGGACCAGCCGGTGACCTGGACGCATGTCAGCGAGGTGCTGGACGCGGCGCGCTTCCTGTCGGGGGGCGAGCTGCTCATCAGCACCGGCACGGCGCTGGCGGCGGCGCCCGCCCCCGAGCAGGAGCGGTATCTGCGCTCGCTGGCCGAGGGCGGCGCGCACGGGCTGGTCCTCGAACTCGTGCGCGACCTGCCCGACATCCCGCCCGCCGTGCTGGGGGCGGCGCGGCTGTACCACTTCCCGCTCGTGGTGTTCCGGCAGGAGGTCAGCTTCGCGCAGCTCACCCGCGCGGCGCACGCCCGTATCCTCGCGCCGCCCACACGCGGGGCCGAGCCGTCGCTGGCGCCCCTGCTCGACGCCCTGGCAGAGACGGGGCGCAGCGTGGCCTTCTTGGAGGCGCAGCTCTCGCCGCTGCTGGCCCTGCCCGCCCGGCCGCGCGCCTCGCTGCTGGGCACGCTGGAGGCCCTGCTGCACACCAACTTCAACGTGGCCGAGTCGGCGCGGCGACTGGGCGTGCGCCGACAGACGGTGTATTACCGCATGGAACAGCTGCGGGGCATGCTGGGCGATTTCAGCGGCCACCAGCGGCAGCTGGCCCTGCACCTCGCCCTCGAACTGCACCGCAGCGAGGCGGGCGAGGCGCGCACTGCCCCGGCCCCCTCAGCGGCCCAGCCGCCGGACCGCTGA
- a CDS encoding helix-turn-helix transcriptional regulator, translated as MPEVGRSARLAELLAELQARRITTADFARRTGVSQRSVQRDIETLRNLGHDIVEHQGREYSAPASPLLQPAEALVAYAAIRLAHQHSPALNRHYRHALNRIAASLPEQVRRTLDTSVRGDDSAYGERQMEQVAAAWVAGRVLNFDYRRPDGVRETGNELCVYFIEISRTSLTPYVIGRERRSGEVRPYKLSRMANLSLHADTYQPDPEFDPRRFLSDAWGGIGTGTTGSVRVRFVPEAAYRVMEGGWNGATLIRADGSVEMELTATLDARGLPQDLMPFLLSWGRQVEVLSPPEVRAAWLTELRETLALYAEGKN; from the coding sequence TTGCCGGAAGTCGGCCGAAGCGCGCGGCTGGCCGAGCTGCTGGCCGAGTTGCAGGCCCGGCGCATCACCACAGCCGATTTCGCGCGGCGCACAGGCGTCAGCCAGCGCAGCGTGCAGCGGGACATCGAGACGCTGCGCAACCTGGGGCACGATATCGTCGAGCATCAGGGCCGCGAGTATTCGGCCCCCGCCAGTCCTCTGCTGCAACCTGCGGAGGCCCTCGTGGCGTACGCCGCCATCCGGCTGGCGCATCAGCATTCGCCTGCCCTGAACCGCCATTACCGCCACGCCCTGAACCGCATCGCGGCGTCGCTGCCCGAACAGGTGCGCCGCACGTTGGACACCAGTGTGCGAGGTGACGACAGCGCCTACGGCGAGCGACAGATGGAGCAGGTGGCCGCCGCCTGGGTGGCGGGCCGGGTCCTGAACTTCGACTATCGCCGTCCCGACGGTGTGCGCGAGACGGGCAACGAGCTGTGCGTGTATTTCATCGAAATCAGCCGCACCAGCCTCACCCCTTACGTCATCGGACGAGAACGGCGCTCAGGGGAGGTCCGGCCCTACAAGCTCTCCCGGATGGCCAACCTGAGCCTGCATGCCGATACCTATCAGCCCGACCCGGAGTTCGACCCACGCCGGTTTCTCAGTGATGCCTGGGGCGGGATCGGCACGGGGACGACCGGCAGCGTCAGGGTCCGCTTCGTCCCCGAGGCCGCCTACCGGGTGATGGAAGGAGGCTGGAACGGGGCGACCCTCATCCGGGCGGACGGTTCGGTGGAAATGGAGTTGACGGCCACGCTGGATGCTCGGGGCCTGCCGCAGGACCTCATGCCCTTCCTGCTGAGCTGGGGCAGGCAGGTGGAGGTGCTGTCGCCGCCCGAAGTCCGCGCGGCGTGGCTGACCGAGTTGCGTGAAACCCTCGCCCTCTACGCGGAAGGGAAGAACTGA
- a CDS encoding ParA family protein translates to MNVITFFNHAGGVGKSSSVRDIGFTLGRLGYRVLLIDADPQANLTDWLGVRQIQEEGGARDIDLSDTLYPAVLAEGDAELALPSPVHVHGLDLIPGHLDMATIEPLLPGQLMGVLRLRDALKPLEGRYDFVLIDPPPSLGQLSTLAVMAAGHVVVPVPASGKGLKGLQTVGVMLTRFRKVNPALRLAMILVTQYNDTTNHSRESIAQLRAQFGALAPISRPLTYRPALYPDSQLHGAPLPEFVRRGPVTEEILAVTQQLLEAVGAGPEAKRE, encoded by the coding sequence ATGAACGTCATCACCTTCTTCAACCATGCGGGCGGGGTCGGCAAGTCCAGCTCGGTCCGGGACATCGGGTTTACCCTGGGCCGCCTGGGCTACCGGGTCCTGCTCATCGACGCCGATCCCCAAGCCAACCTCACCGACTGGCTGGGGGTACGGCAGATTCAGGAGGAGGGGGGGGCGCGCGACATCGACCTTTCGGACACCCTGTATCCGGCGGTGCTGGCCGAGGGCGACGCCGAGCTCGCCCTGCCCTCGCCGGTGCATGTTCACGGCCTGGACCTCATTCCGGGGCATCTGGACATGGCGACCATTGAGCCGCTGCTGCCAGGGCAGCTCATGGGGGTCCTGCGCCTGCGTGACGCCCTGAAGCCTCTGGAAGGCCGCTACGATTTCGTGCTCATCGATCCTCCTCCCAGTCTGGGCCAGCTCAGTACCCTCGCGGTGATGGCCGCCGGCCACGTGGTGGTGCCGGTTCCGGCCAGCGGCAAGGGGCTCAAAGGCCTCCAGACAGTGGGGGTCATGCTCACGCGCTTCCGCAAGGTCAATCCGGCGCTCCGACTGGCCATGATCCTGGTCACCCAGTACAACGACACCACCAACCACAGCCGGGAGAGCATCGCCCAGTTGCGCGCACAGTTCGGGGCACTGGCCCCCATCAGCCGGCCGCTGACCTACCGCCCCGCCCTGTACCCCGACTCGCAGCTGCACGGCGCGCCCCTGCCCGAGTTCGTGCGGCGTGGCCCCGTCACCGAGGAGATTCTGGCCGTCACCCAGCAGCTGCTGGAGGCCGTCGGTGCGGGCCCGGAGGCGAAGCGTGAGTAG
- a CDS encoding serine protease → MTRFSLPVLTLGALLFTACGTVQTATVSDQVTASTQALPTESQTATGLAPAFGGLSGQIVYGTVTSVSTRPYQVSVTPQSELSGGWCGGTLLSSEWVLTAAHCVEGQSTSSMRVRAGINNLTRTEGQQRSASRIILYPGRSSSSDAYDIALIKVSSAFTLGSTVQPAALPGSGAESTLDVNGKSATVSGWGKTENGTYSNTALREVTIPITPTGSDCGSRPGNTICGKYSGGKDSCNGDSGGPLAAALNGKTYVLGVVSYGPTECRGYGVYTRVNGYINWIAQQTGIAAQ, encoded by the coding sequence ATGACGCGGTTTTCCCTGCCAGTGTTGACCCTGGGTGCCCTGCTGTTCACCGCCTGCGGGACGGTCCAGACAGCGACCGTTTCCGATCAGGTGACGGCCAGCACCCAGGCCCTCCCCACCGAGTCCCAGACGGCGACCGGCTTGGCCCCCGCTTTCGGTGGTCTGTCCGGGCAGATCGTGTACGGCACGGTGACCAGCGTGAGTACCCGGCCCTATCAGGTCAGCGTGACGCCGCAGTCCGAATTGTCTGGGGGCTGGTGCGGGGGCACGCTGCTCAGCAGCGAGTGGGTCCTGACCGCGGCCCACTGCGTCGAAGGCCAGAGCACCAGCAGCATGCGCGTGCGTGCCGGGATCAACAACCTGACCCGCACCGAGGGTCAGCAGCGCAGCGCGTCGCGGATCATTCTCTATCCCGGCCGCAGCAGTTCCAGCGACGCGTACGACATCGCCCTCATCAAGGTCAGCAGCGCCTTCACCCTGGGAAGCACAGTGCAGCCTGCCGCGCTTCCGGGAAGCGGCGCCGAGAGTACGCTCGACGTGAACGGCAAGTCCGCCACCGTCAGCGGTTGGGGCAAGACCGAGAACGGAACGTACAGCAATACCGCGCTGCGCGAAGTGACGATTCCCATCACCCCCACCGGCAGCGATTGCGGCAGCCGTCCCGGCAACACCATCTGCGGCAAGTACTCGGGCGGCAAGGACTCGTGCAACGGAGACAGCGGGGGCCCACTGGCGGCGGCCCTGAACGGCAAGACCTACGTGCTGGGTGTCGTGAGCTACGGTCCCACCGAATGCCGGGGGTACGGGGTCTATACCCGCGTGAACGGCTATATCAACTGGATCGCCCAGCAGACCGGAATCGCGGCGCAGTAG
- a CDS encoding ABC transporter substrate-binding protein, protein MSLRSVRRIRPFLCAALFGTAALAGAQSATPACAGQLVRDVTGQVCIPKAPKRIVTIEWTYSENLLALGIQPVGMADIKGFKAYVKTPTPIAASVKDVGERGQVSLEVIAALKPDLIINQSGDYSQRDQLARIAPTLVFNPYPSAATPQTAYQEMRQTFALMGRITGRSAQATRVLAQLDAEQAAARRTLTAAGRAGQTFVLSQGYTYNTPTMRLFGTRSLASEILERTGLRNAYRPDKASDYGFDTLSLEGLTTLKTQNFFAIAPEDDNVFTASGNRAVWNNLDFVKQGRGYSLDPATWVFGGPYSAQVLIRQVVDVMTGK, encoded by the coding sequence ATGTCTCTGCGCTCCGTCCGCCGAATCCGCCCGTTTCTCTGTGCCGCCCTGTTCGGAACTGCTGCCCTGGCCGGGGCCCAGAGCGCCACACCGGCCTGCGCGGGTCAGCTCGTGCGCGACGTGACGGGCCAGGTCTGCATTCCCAAAGCGCCCAAGCGCATCGTGACCATCGAGTGGACCTACAGCGAGAACCTGCTCGCCCTGGGTATTCAACCGGTCGGTATGGCGGACATCAAGGGCTTCAAGGCGTACGTCAAGACCCCGACCCCCATCGCCGCCAGCGTCAAGGACGTGGGGGAACGGGGGCAGGTGAGTCTGGAGGTCATCGCGGCCCTCAAACCCGACCTGATCATCAACCAGTCGGGCGACTACAGCCAGCGCGACCAGCTCGCCAGGATCGCCCCCACGCTGGTCTTCAACCCCTACCCCTCGGCCGCCACCCCCCAGACCGCCTATCAGGAAATGCGCCAGACCTTCGCGCTGATGGGCCGCATCACCGGGCGCAGCGCGCAGGCGACGCGCGTGCTGGCGCAGCTCGACGCCGAGCAGGCCGCCGCCCGGCGCACCCTGACCGCTGCCGGGCGTGCGGGGCAGACCTTCGTGCTCTCGCAGGGCTACACCTACAACACGCCGACGATGCGGCTGTTCGGCACACGTTCGCTGGCGAGCGAAATTCTGGAGCGGACCGGGCTGCGCAACGCCTACCGGCCAGACAAGGCCTCCGACTACGGGTTCGATACCCTGTCCCTCGAAGGCCTCACGACCCTCAAGACCCAGAACTTCTTCGCCATCGCGCCCGAGGACGACAATGTGTTCACGGCGTCCGGCAACCGCGCGGTCTGGAACAACCTCGACTTCGTCAAACAGGGCCGCGGCTATTCCCTCGACCCCGCCACCTGGGTCTTCGGCGGGCCGTACAGCGCGCAGGTGCTCATCCGGCAGGTCGTGGACGTGATGACCGGAAAGTGA
- a CDS encoding ParB/RepB/Spo0J family partition protein: MELSRIRVRPEQPRRYFDEAALAALSESVRQQGVLQPVLVRPVEGGYELVAGERRVRAARAAGLTTVPAMVREVAETDVPLLAALENLQRQDLNPLDEVEAILTVTAQRLGVTQVEVLPLLHAQRRTPDPVTTAQLDALFAQLGRGSWASFAANRAGVLRFPADLLELMRAGKLEYTRAAALARVKDDARRRILTDRALTENLSVRDIVAAQKAPITDVSQLRRVRGLLDERRVTRLSRKDQGRVTRLLEELERLLEADPASR; encoded by the coding sequence GTGGAACTTTCGCGGATCCGGGTGCGGCCGGAGCAGCCCCGGCGCTACTTCGACGAGGCCGCGCTGGCGGCGCTGAGCGAGAGCGTACGCCAACAGGGCGTCCTGCAGCCGGTCCTGGTGCGCCCCGTAGAGGGCGGTTACGAGCTCGTGGCTGGAGAACGGCGGGTGCGGGCAGCGCGCGCCGCCGGACTGACCACAGTACCCGCCATGGTCCGCGAGGTGGCCGAGACGGACGTGCCCCTGCTGGCCGCCCTGGAGAACCTGCAACGTCAGGACCTCAACCCACTCGACGAGGTCGAGGCGATCCTGACCGTGACGGCCCAGCGGCTCGGGGTCACGCAGGTGGAAGTGCTCCCCCTGCTCCATGCCCAGCGGCGAACCCCCGATCCGGTGACGACAGCTCAGCTCGACGCCTTGTTCGCCCAGCTGGGCAGGGGCAGCTGGGCCTCGTTCGCAGCCAACCGGGCCGGCGTCCTGCGCTTTCCTGCCGACCTCCTGGAACTTATGCGGGCCGGAAAGCTGGAATACACCCGCGCCGCCGCCCTCGCCCGCGTAAAGGATGACGCCCGGCGCCGCATACTCACCGACCGCGCCCTGACCGAGAACCTGAGCGTGCGGGACATCGTGGCCGCCCAGAAGGCTCCGATCACCGACGTGTCCCAGCTTCGGCGTGTGCGGGGACTTCTGGACGAGCGCCGCGTCACCCGCCTGAGTCGTAAAGACCAGGGCCGCGTCACCCGCCTGCTCGAAGAGCTGGAGCGATTGCTGGAGGCCGATCCGGCTTCCCGGTGA